Sequence from the Seonamhaeicola sp. ML3 genome:
TTGTTAAAGTTAAAGCCCACCAATGGACTTGGCTTAAGTTCAAATTCGAGCAAAGTTAAACGCATCTATATTTTTTTATCTGCCGATTATGGCAACTTAGGAGATGTCGCTATAACTTATGCTCAGCATAAATTTTTAAAAGAAAAATATCCAGATTTTCTGGTTACCGAAATCCCAATAAGCAATACATTAAATGGAATAGAATTTGTTAAGAGAAAAATAAACAAAACTGACATAGTAACTACTGTAGGCGGTGGTAATATGGGTGACCTCTACCCTATGATAGAATTGTTCCGACAACTGGTTATTGAAAATTTTAAAGATAACCCTATAATTGCTTTTCCTCAAACCGCTGATTTCGAACATTCTTCAGCATTAAAAAAAGCAATAAAGAGATATTCAAAACATAAAAATCTAACTCTTATAGCAAGAGAGCAAAAGACTTTTGAGTTTTTTAAAACTTATTTTGATAAAAACAATATTCTGCTTACTCCAGATATTGTTTTAAGTTTAGATAAAGTCAAACCCCTTAGAACACGAAAGGGAGCTATCATATGTTTAAGAGACGACAAAGAAAAAAAACTTACACAAGATCAAGACAATGTTTTAAAGACAATTATTGAAGATAATTTCGAAACATTTAAACACAGAGACACTCATATAGGTGGTGAAAATCTTTCGTTGTTCAACCGTGTCAAGGCATTACACCTAATTTGGGATGATTTTAAAAGTGCTGAGTTGATAATTACAGATCGTTTGCATGGAATGATTTTTTCATACATAACAGGAACACCAGCATTAGTCTTTTTAAACAATAATCATAAAGTAAAATCCTCTTACCATTGGATTAATTCAGCATCACATATCAAACTTGTGGACGAGTTTTCTGTTGAGAACATTAAAAAATCCATAAACGAATTGAAAAAGATTGATAATGTTACGCAGCTAAAAAACATGTCTCACCTTTACAATGTTATTGTTAAATAAAAAACAAATGATATGAAAATTCCTGAATTATCAATTGTTATACCTGTTTACAATGTAGCTTCATATTTAGATAAATGTGTACGTAGTTGCTATGAACAGGATATTCCAAAAGATGCTTATGAAATAATTTTAGTCAATGATGGGTCTACAGACAATAGTCTGGAAATTTGTGAATCTCTAAAAAAAGAATTTCAATCCTTAATAATAATTTCTCAAGAAAATAAAGGTTTAAGTGGAGCTAGAAACACAGGCCTGAGTGCTGCCAAAGGTGAATATGTGTGGTTTGTTGATTCTGATGATTGGATTGAAAAAAACACATTAGCAGAAATCATTAATGTATTAAAATCTAAAGTAGATCTGGCGTGGTTAGGCCATGACACATGGTCTGGTGGTAAAACTGAAAAAGAATTTGTGCCACTAGAAATCAATCAACCCGTTAGTGGTACAGACTTTTTCACTAACCATTTAAACAACTTATTTTACATTTGGAAATTTATATATCGTCGAGATTTTCTAATTGAAAACGATTTGAATTTTCTTGAAGGAATTCTCTATGAAGACTTGGAATTTACACCACGTGCACTATTGAAAGCCCAAACTTGTCTAACTATACCAAAGGTTATTTACCACTACCTTATTAGAGAAGGAAGTATTGCTACCAACATAAAACCTAAGAATATAGAACACAGGTTTTTTATTTTAAACGAACTTGACAAATTATTTACTTCAAATATTGAAGATGAATTCAAAGCTGGGTTAGCTAATGTAATATACAATATGATCGATTCAAGTTTAAAATTAGCTGCAAGGGCAAACATAAAGCTTCCAAAAAATTCTTTAACGACTATTAAAGTATTTAAAGGAAATAAATATTTTGAGGGTGAAAAAAATTTAAAGTACTCATTGATAACGGGTATGCCCCTTGGTTATTATCATTTTTTTAAATCCTATCATGCCTTAAGAAAAGTTATTTCAAAAAGCTAAATCAATATGAAAAGAATTTTACACGTTGTTGGTTCGATGAATAGAGCCGGTGCAGAGTCTATGGTTATGAACCTATATAGAGCTATCGACAAACAAGAATATCAATTTGATTTTGCTTATTTTACTGAGGATATATGTGATTTTGATGATGAAATCACTGCTCTAGGTGGTAAAATATACAGGATACCAAAAAAATACTCTAAAAACTCGATAATTAGAACCGTAAAACTCTTTAAACTAATAAAAGATAACAAACCTTTCCATGCGGTTCATTGCCATCAATTATTTAGTAATGGATTTCACTTGATAGCTGCATATCTGGCCGGAATAAAACTTAGGATAGCACATTCTCATAATACAAGCGATGTTAATAGCAAAAGCCTAATCGGAAAAGTCTATCAGAGTTTTTCAAAAAAATTAATATCGAATTTCGCTACAAATTATATTGCATGTGGAATTGAAGCAGGAAAATTTCTCTTTGGTGAGAAAAAAGCTCCCCTATTCATACCCAATGCTGTTGATGTAGATAACTTCATTAATGTAAAAGAAAAAAGAGATATTACATTTTTTAACCGTAATACCATAAACGAGAGAACGATAATAATTTCGCAAATAGGTCGACTAATGCCTGTAAAGAATGTTGAGTTCTCATTAGATTTTGCAGATTATCTAATAAAAAAGGACGTTGATTTTCACCTAAATATAGTGGGTGATGGTATTCTTGCCCAAAAGCTAAAAAAGTTAGCTTCTGAAAAAGAATTAAATGAACATGTGTCTTTTCTAGGTGTTAGATCAGACATTAACCATATATTGGGTAATACAGATTTATTGTTAATGCCATCATTTCATGAAGGGTTTCCTGTAATATTGGTAGAATCTCAAACTGCCGGTATACCTGCTTTAATTTCTAATAGAATATCTAAAGAAGTTGATTTAGGTTTGAACCTAGTTCATTTTTCATCATTAGAAGATAACTTCGAAAGATGGGAGAAAATCATGAAAAACATTTTGTCTTCATCAGAATATAAAACAAATAAGCAAAGGCATGAGGTTTTAAAGTCTCATGGCTTCGATATTAATGTCAGTGTAAAAAGGCTAGAAAATGTTTACAACGGAAAAAGTTAAAACAATGGAAAACGAAAACAATCTGGTTACGGTAGGTATTCCTTTCTTTAATTCTGAAAAGTTTTTAGCTCAGGCCATAAATTCGGTAATAAATCAAACTTATTCTTATTGGGAACTGTTTTTATTAGATGACGGAAGTACAGATACTTCGGTATCAATTGCCAAAAGCTTTGAAAAACTAGACAAAAGGATAACAGTAATAAGTGATGGTAAAAATCTTGGTCTTCCGAGCAGGTTAAATGAACTCTCAGATTTATCAAATGGAAAATTTTATTGTAGAATGGATGCTGACGATATCATGTTTCCAGATCGTTTGGAAAAACAATTATCTCATTTGGTCTCTAATCCGGAAATTGATTTATTGGGTACCGGTTTGGTAGCAATAGATAATCAAAATCAAATTATAGGCCTCCGAAAAGGAGAATTCAAAGAAAATATTAGTCTAAAAGATTTACTCAAGGGGACTTGGGCTGTACATCCAACAATTATGGGAAAAGCAAGTTGGTTTAAGGAAAATAGGTATGATATAAATCTTAAAAGAGCTCAGGATTATGATATGTGGATACGTACTGTTAAAAAAAGCAAGTTTGTTAAATTAAATACACCATATTTGTATTACAGAGAAGCCAGTACATCTACAATAAAAAAATATTTTATTGCAATGATAAACTTAATTAAGATTTATTGGAAGAATAAATCCATTTTAGGCTTTTTAAGAAGTATAAAAATGACTTTTGTTAGTATAGTAAAACTAGTCGTTTATTTGGTTTTTTGGGTATTCGGAGTAACATCTAAATTGATAGAAAGACGATCTACGGCTCTTAAATCCAGTGAACTAAAATATCACCAAAAAACTATTCAAAGCGTCTCATCCATGCTTTCATAACTCAAATAAAATGAAGTACTTATTTGAAAATTTTACTTCCGGAGATTATGCACTCATGTATAGGTGGGTAATAGGTTTTTTCGTAATATCTGGTTCGTTAATACTAATGATTCTTCAGGATAGAAAAGATGCCTACTTTCGAAATGACAGAAATCTGTTAATAATAGTTACCGCGTTCCTAGTCTTCTTTGCAGGAACCAGGGGGAATAATATTGGTACAGATACTGGTAACTACTATAATTATTTCTATCTCAAGGGCCTTCATATAGATAACTTTTTTGATTATTTAAGTGCATTAGGTACAGATTTTTTATTTGCAGTCGTACTATATATAGTACTTCCTTTCAAGAATTTTACATTATTTCTGTTTGTTGTTTCTGCATTGATGAATATTAGTCTATTCAAATTTGTAAGAAGGTTTACTAATAATAGCATCGATGGTAGTAGCTTTCTGCTGTTTGTAACCATGACCTCTTCATTTGTTTTCTTAAATTACGAAATAAACACTATTAGAAACGGCTTAGCAATACCATTCATACTTTATGGTATATACTATGTTATACAAAAAAACAATAAATACGCTATTCTATATTTCCTAATTGCTTTTTTCTTTCATCGAACATCTATCATACCAATAGTTTGCGTTTGTCTTATTATGCTATGTAATAATGTTAAAATAAAATATTTTATCATATTTTATGTTCTAGCTGTAGGACTTGCCTATACTGGATTTGGGTTTGATAAGTTAACTTTTCTAGGACAACTAGAAGGTGAAGATATAAAACAATTAGCATTTCAAGGAGAAACCAATTACAGAGTAGGTTTTAGGATAGATTTCGTTTTTTACAATTCTTTGTTTTTATTTCTGTTTGTTAAATTCAGTAATTTAAAGAACGCTTCCGATTTGTTTTTAATTAAATATTATATAGTTGCCTCTGTGGTATTCTTTTTTAATTTTAACATTCCATTTTCTGATAGAATTGGTGGCTATAGTTGGATTGTGATACCATTGCTACTGTTCAATACTATTAATATTTCTTTTCCCAAAAAAAAGCTATCCATTTTAGCTTGGGTAACTATCTTTTATTTTATACTTAATCATATCCTTTTACCTATTTTATCAGGTGGTGACGATAATACGAGATAACATCTAATACTTATTAATTTAATATGATGAAAAACTTAAAAGTTGTTTTATTTACAAGTTCTGGAAGCTTTGGCTCTGCAACATTATCTTATTTAAAAGAAAATTACACTGTTGTTGGAGTTGTTTTAGATATACCAAAAAAAGGTTCTGGTCTACGTCTAATCAAAAGGCGAATTAAGCGATTAGGAGTTATTAAGGTTTTTTTACAACTTTTATTCATGAAAGGCATTGTTCCTTTACTTAGATTAGAGAGTAAAAAAAGACAGTCAGAAATACTATCAGGGTTAAATTTGAATAGTTTAAATGAATTTAAAAATATACTAAGGGCAGATACCATAAACGATCCAAATGTAATAGATTTTGTAAATGAATTAAAGCCTGATGTAGTCATGGTTAATGGCACTGGAATAATCCACAAAAAAATTATAAATGGTATTGAACCTCCTTTATTAAATATGCATGCAGGAATTACCCCTAAATATAGAGGTGTTCACGGAGGTTACTGGGCACTGGCTAATAAAGATCTTGATAATTGTGGAGTAACAGTTCACTTTATCGATGCTGGTATAGATACAGGAGGGATAATAAGCCAAAAAAATATTGAAATAGAGAAAAGAGATAACTATATCACAT
This genomic interval carries:
- a CDS encoding glycosyltransferase, producing MKIPELSIVIPVYNVASYLDKCVRSCYEQDIPKDAYEIILVNDGSTDNSLEICESLKKEFQSLIIISQENKGLSGARNTGLSAAKGEYVWFVDSDDWIEKNTLAEIINVLKSKVDLAWLGHDTWSGGKTEKEFVPLEINQPVSGTDFFTNHLNNLFYIWKFIYRRDFLIENDLNFLEGILYEDLEFTPRALLKAQTCLTIPKVIYHYLIREGSIATNIKPKNIEHRFFILNELDKLFTSNIEDEFKAGLANVIYNMIDSSLKLAARANIKLPKNSLTTIKVFKGNKYFEGEKNLKYSLITGMPLGYYHFFKSYHALRKVISKS
- a CDS encoding EpsG family protein; amino-acid sequence: MKYLFENFTSGDYALMYRWVIGFFVISGSLILMILQDRKDAYFRNDRNLLIIVTAFLVFFAGTRGNNIGTDTGNYYNYFYLKGLHIDNFFDYLSALGTDFLFAVVLYIVLPFKNFTLFLFVVSALMNISLFKFVRRFTNNSIDGSSFLLFVTMTSSFVFLNYEINTIRNGLAIPFILYGIYYVIQKNNKYAILYFLIAFFFHRTSIIPIVCVCLIMLCNNVKIKYFIIFYVLAVGLAYTGFGFDKLTFLGQLEGEDIKQLAFQGETNYRVGFRIDFVFYNSLFLFLFVKFSNLKNASDLFLIKYYIVASVVFFFNFNIPFSDRIGGYSWIVIPLLLFNTINISFPKKKLSILAWVTIFYFILNHILLPILSGGDDNTR
- a CDS encoding glycosyltransferase family 2 protein — translated: MFTTEKVKTMENENNLVTVGIPFFNSEKFLAQAINSVINQTYSYWELFLLDDGSTDTSVSIAKSFEKLDKRITVISDGKNLGLPSRLNELSDLSNGKFYCRMDADDIMFPDRLEKQLSHLVSNPEIDLLGTGLVAIDNQNQIIGLRKGEFKENISLKDLLKGTWAVHPTIMGKASWFKENRYDINLKRAQDYDMWIRTVKKSKFVKLNTPYLYYREASTSTIKKYFIAMINLIKIYWKNKSILGFLRSIKMTFVSIVKLVVYLVFWVFGVTSKLIERRSTALKSSELKYHQKTIQSVSSMLS
- a CDS encoding formyl transferase, whose product is MMKNLKVVLFTSSGSFGSATLSYLKENYTVVGVVLDIPKKGSGLRLIKRRIKRLGVIKVFLQLLFMKGIVPLLRLESKKRQSEILSGLNLNSLNEFKNILRADTINDPNVIDFVNELKPDVVMVNGTGIIHKKIINGIEPPLLNMHAGITPKYRGVHGGYWALANKDLDNCGVTVHFIDAGIDTGGIISQKNIEIEKRDNYITYPLLQLLKGFECMDEAFNQINNGKLTPIKNGLESKLYYHPTIIDYFHNRIFNKVK
- a CDS encoding glycosyltransferase, with the translated sequence MKRILHVVGSMNRAGAESMVMNLYRAIDKQEYQFDFAYFTEDICDFDDEITALGGKIYRIPKKYSKNSIIRTVKLFKLIKDNKPFHAVHCHQLFSNGFHLIAAYLAGIKLRIAHSHNTSDVNSKSLIGKVYQSFSKKLISNFATNYIACGIEAGKFLFGEKKAPLFIPNAVDVDNFINVKEKRDITFFNRNTINERTIIISQIGRLMPVKNVEFSLDFADYLIKKDVDFHLNIVGDGILAQKLKKLASEKELNEHVSFLGVRSDINHILGNTDLLLMPSFHEGFPVILVESQTAGIPALISNRISKEVDLGLNLVHFSSLEDNFERWEKIMKNILSSSEYKTNKQRHEVLKSHGFDINVSVKRLENVYNGKS
- a CDS encoding polysaccharide pyruvyl transferase family protein, which encodes MINIIKKIIPLELKFKVRLLLLKLKPTNGLGLSSNSSKVKRIYIFLSADYGNLGDVAITYAQHKFLKEKYPDFLVTEIPISNTLNGIEFVKRKINKTDIVTTVGGGNMGDLYPMIELFRQLVIENFKDNPIIAFPQTADFEHSSALKKAIKRYSKHKNLTLIAREQKTFEFFKTYFDKNNILLTPDIVLSLDKVKPLRTRKGAIICLRDDKEKKLTQDQDNVLKTIIEDNFETFKHRDTHIGGENLSLFNRVKALHLIWDDFKSAELIITDRLHGMIFSYITGTPALVFLNNNHKVKSSYHWINSASHIKLVDEFSVENIKKSINELKKIDNVTQLKNMSHLYNVIVK